The following is a genomic window from Myxococcales bacterium.
TGAAATATTAACCATGCCTCCACTTTTTGAGTGAAACCTTCCATCCACATCCATAACCGGCGCACCTGCTTTAGTGGCAAAGCCCCAAATAATTACGCGCAATTTATTGGCATCGATATACTTCAATAGCGTAGAAGGCTGTTCTTCAACATTGGTGCTTGTCATCACCAAAATATCAGCCCCAGTCCTACTCATAGAGGCCGCTTCTTTTAACGCACTTAAAAGACGAGTCCCTTTGATAGGCATGATATCCGGACTGAGTTCATCACTCAAAGTAAGGATGGTGTAATGATCGGTCGTCAGAGGAGTCACCACATGTGCATCGCCAGCAAAAGCTATCAAAGAAACTTCATGTTCTTTTTCCTGGGCTAATATATCTCTGAGTTTAAAAAGTGCGCGTTTGAGTCTATTGGGGCTAATATCGGTGGATAGCATGTGATGGGAAAGCTCAAGCACAACGATGAGAGGCCGCCCCACCAAATTGCTAAAATTCTTGACCCTCTCTAAAGTTGGTCCTGCCAGCGCTAGCGCAAGCAGAGTTAAAAAAATTGGCAACCAATACATTTGTTTTGCCAGAGTTTTACCGCCATTTTTCAGCAAATGCGATAAAAGATGTGCGTCAACCACGGCAGCCCAATTAGAGGCTGGAATATTTTTACGATAGCGCCACCACCCTAGTACGATTGCACAGGGAATAAGCATAAGCCACCATGGCCTTAAGAAATGAAAATGCTCAAAGCTTGGCATAGTTTCTCCTTGCAATACTCACGTGACTCAGAGCTACACTGACCGACATGACAAAAAGCATGAGTGCTATGGGCCAATAAAATAATTCTTTTTTAGGAATGCTAAAAAGATTATCCACCTTCACAGGCTCTGAGGCATCGATCTTTTCATAGATACGCATGAGAGTTTCACTATCCTTGGCTCTGAAATACATACCTCCAGTCATTTCTGCAATTTTTTTCAACTCAGGCTCGGCTTGTTCGAGATCTCGCGAAGGATTCACGGCCCGAGGACCAAAAAAACTATCCACCATCACCTGCGATGCTCCAAGCCCTATGATGTATATTTTCACGTGGTATTTTTGCGCCATCTGTGCTGCCTGAATAGGGCTAAGTTGGCCAGCATTATTTTGTCCATCGGTCAAAAGAATCATTACTCGATCGCCCTCTTTTTGATCCAGTAATTTTTTAACCGATAAACCAATAGCATTACCAATAGCTGTTTTAGAACCTGCAAAACCAATCTGGGATTCGCTCAAAAAACGTTTAATCATTTCTC
Proteins encoded in this region:
- a CDS encoding VWA domain-containing protein; the encoded protein is MASIDFQWPYAGLLIILMIPLWLMGGKSSSVAFLHSNLVSVVERISGHAVFKAHKRKIPFWFFICWSLLTLGLMRPQWVGKPIEIARSARSIMLTLDTSESMQVKDLEIKGKPLDRLSVAKTVLFDFIDKRKGDRLGLVVFGAESFLHAPLSFDREMIKRFLSESQIGFAGSKTAIGNAIGLSVKKLLDQKEGDRVMILLTDGQNNAGQLSPIQAAQMAQKYHVKIYIIGLGASQVMVDSFFGPRAVNPSRDLEQAEPELKKIAEMTGGMYFRAKDSETLMRIYEKIDASEPVKVDNLFSIPKKELFYWPIALMLFVMSVSVALSHVSIARRNYAKL